A genomic stretch from Setaria viridis chromosome 1, Setaria_viridis_v4.0, whole genome shotgun sequence includes:
- the LOC117837384 gene encoding small ribosomal subunit protein eS8 — protein sequence MGISRDSMHKRRATGGKQKAWRKKRKYELGRQPANTKLSSNKTVRRVRVRGGNVKWRALRLDTGNYSWGSEAVTRKTRILDVVYNASNNELVRTQTLVKSAIVQVDAAPFKQWYLTHYGVDIGRKKKAPAAKKDGAEGQEGEAAAEETKKSNHVQRKLEKRKDGRALDPHIEEQFGSGRLLACIASRPGQCGRADGYILEGKELEFYMKKLQKKKGKGAAA from the exons atgg GTATCTCGCGTGACTCGATGCACAAGCGCCGGGCCACCGGTGGGAAGCAGAAGGCCTGGAGGAAGAAGCGAAA GTATGAGCTCGGCCGCCAGCCAGCTAACACCAAGTTGTCAAGCAACAAGACGGTGAGGAGGGTTCGTGTCCGTGGAGGTAATGTGAAGTGGAGGGCTCTCCGCCTGGATACTGGTAACTACTCATGGGGAAGTGAGGCTGTTACCCGCAAGACCCGTATCCTTGATGTGGTCTACAATGCTTCAAACAATGAGCTCGTGAGGACTCAGACCCTCGTGAAGAGCGCCATTGTGCAAGTTGATGCTGCCCCATTCAAGCAGTGGTACCTGACACACTATGGAGTGGACATCggtaggaagaagaaggcacCTGCTGCCAAGAAGGATGGTGCTGAG GGACAAGAGGGTGAGGCTGCAGCTGAGGAAACCAAGAAGAGCAACCATGTCCAGAGGAAGCTTGAGAAGCGTAAGGACGGACGCGCACTTGACCCACACATCGAGGAGCAATTTGGCAGTGGAAGGCTTTTGGCTTGCATTGCTTCCCGCCCTGGGCAGTGTGGCCGGGCTGATGG GTACATCCTTGAGGGTAAGGAGCTTGAGTTctacatgaagaagctccagaagaagaagggcaagggcGCAGCAGCTTAG
- the LOC117837437 gene encoding endoglucanase 7 — protein sequence MRAGAAARRQPHAEAPRGVSPRAMSGAGAASSCRRRQLGVAVLLLLVALAAVLGGAEGKVHNYEDALQKSLLYFEAQRSGRLPHSQRVAWRHHSGLTDGLEQGVDLVGGYYDAGDHVKFGLPMAFTVTMLSWSLIEYGGDVAAAGELGHALEAVKWGTDYFIKAHTKPDELWAEVGDGDTDHYCWQRPEDMTTSRQAYKVDRDHPGSDVAGETAAAMAAASIVFRDSNPHYAHLLLHHAQQLFEFADKYRGKYDSSIAEVKSYYASVSGYKDELLWAALWLHRATGRADYLDYVVDNAHSFGGTGWAINEFSWDVKYAGVQILATRLLLRGEHAARHRSTLEQYRAKAEHYVCACLGRNADGGADANVERSPGGMLYIRQWNNMQYVTSAAFLLSAYSDYMAEAGVVTVQCGGGEAVAAEEVFALARAQVDYVLGTNPRGVSYLVGYGPKYPNRVHHRAASIVPYKHSKEFIGCTQGFDHWFGRRSSNPNVLVGAIVGGPDRRDRFRDNRENYMQTEACTYNTAPMVGMFAKLHRMARQEPERGPTPAAPVTSAASEV from the exons ATgcgagcaggagcagcggcgcggAGGCAGCCGCATGCGGAGGCGCCGCGCGGGGTCTCTCCTCGTGCAAtgagcggcgcgggcgccgcgtcgtcgtgccggcggcggcagctcgggGTCGcggttctgctgctgctggttgctCTCGCGGCCGTTCTTGGTGGAGCAGAGGGGAAGGTGCACAACTACGAGGACGCGCTGCAGAAGAGCCTGCTCTACTTCGAGGCGCAGCGGTCGGGGCGGCTCCCGCACAGCCAGCGCGTCGCCTGGCGCCACCACTCCGGCCTCACCGACGGCCTCGAGCAAGGG GTGGACTTGGTGGGCGGCTACTACGACGCCGGGGACCATGTCAAGTTCGGCCTGCCCATGGCGTTCACGGTTACGATGCTGTCGTGGAGCCTGATCGAGTacggcggcgacgtcgcggcggccggcgagctcgGCCACGCGCTCGAGGCCGTCAAGTGGGGCACCGACTACTTCATCAAGGCGCACACCAAGCCCGACGAGCTCTGGGCCGAG GTGGGTGACGGCGACACGGACCACTACTGCTGGCAGCGGCCGGAGGACATGACGACGTCGCGGCAGGCGTACAAGGTCGACCGCGACCACCCGGGCTCCGACGTCGCCGGCGAGACtgcggccgccatggccgccgcctccatcgtcTTCCGCGACTCCAACCCGCACTacgcgcacctcctcctccaccacgccCAGCAG CTGTTCGAGTTCGCCGACAAGTACAGGGGCAAATACGACAGCAGCATCGCGGAGGTGAAGAGCTACTACGCGTCGGTGAGCGGGTACAAGGACGAGCTCCTGTGGGCCGCCCTGTGGCTCCACCGCGCCACCGGCAGGGCCGACTACCTCGACTACGTCGTCGACAACGCCCACTCCTTCGGCGGCACCGGCTGGGCCATCAACGAGTTCAGCTGGGACGTCAAGTACGCCGGCGTCCAGATCCTAGCAACAAGG TTGCTGCTGAGAGGGGAGCACGCGGCGCGCCACCGGAGCACGCTGGAGCAGTACAGGGCGAAGGCGGAGCACTACGTGTGCGCGTGCCTTGGCCGGaacgcggacggcggcgcggacgcCAACGTGGAGCGCAGCCCCGGCGGGATGCTCTACATCCGGCAGTGGAACAACATGCAGTACGTGACCAGCGCCGCGTTCCTGCTCTCGGCCTACTCCGACTACATGGCAGAGGCCGGCGTCGTCACCGTGCagtgtggcggcggcgaggccgtggcggcggaggaggtgttTGCGCTGGCCAGGGCGCAGGTGGACTACGTGCTGGGCACCAACCCCAGGGGCGTCAGCTACCTGGTCGGGTACGGCCCCAAGTACCCCAACCGGGTGCACCACCGCGCCGCCTCCATCGTGCCGTACAAGCACAGCAAGGAGTTCATCGGCTGCACGCAGGGGTTCGACCACTGGTTCGGCCGCCGGAGCTCCAACCCCAACGTGCTCGTCGGCGCCATCGTCGGCGGGCCGGACCGCCGGGACAGGTTCAGGGACAACAGGGAGAACTACATGCAGACGGAGGCGTGCACGTACAACACCGCGCCCATGGTCGGCATGTTCGCCAAGCTGCACCGGATGGCGCGGCAGGAGCCGGAACGGGGGCCGACGCCGGCAGCGCCGGTGACGTCGGCGGCGTCTGAGGTGTAA